CCACTAATATTTTCCGCGTCTTACCTTGATAGCCAACAATTTTTCCTTCAACAGCAACTCCAGATCCTACTGACTCATCTTCAGCTGAGGGTAACTTGACATCGAACCAAAAAACACTGCCTTTCCCAAGTTGGCTTTGCACTTCTATGGTACTGCCCATCATCAAGACAATTTTATCACAAATGGCTAATCCCAGTCCGGTTCCTTGGGCTTGCTTGTTGGTATCTCCTACCTGCTCGAAGGGCAAAAATATCTTGTTTAATTGCTCAGGTGTCATACCTACACCTGTGTCTTCAATTTGGAAGTGAATCTGGTAGGTAGACAATTTTTCTTTTGTTTCAACGTTGGCTGTTTGACTGGTGACTTTAAACGTCACTCCCCCACTGTCGGTAAATTTTATGGCGTTACCAATTAAGTTAATCAGCACCTGTCGCAGGCGTTTGTCATCAGCGTGAAGGCTGTTGGGAAGTTGAGAATCCGGTTGAAAAATAAATGAAATGTGCTTTTGATATGCTTTAATACGGCAGATTTCTGCTACCCCCTTAAGAAAGGAATGAAAATTAAAATTTTTGGGATTGAGTTCCATTTTCCGGGCTTCGATTTTGGATAGGTCTAAAATATCGTTAATCAGGGTTAACAGATGAGAGCCACATTGATGAATGATGCTGATACCTTTACGTTCTTTATCAGTCATTGTTGAGGAGCGTTGCAGAATTTGAGCATATCCCAAAATGCCGTTGAGGGGAGTTCTTAATTCATGGCTCATGTTGGCGAGGAATTCGCTTTTGGCTTGGTTAGCAACTTCTGCGTCCTGTTTAGCTTTAGCAAGTTGAGCGGTGCGTTCCTTAACCCGGTTTTCTAAATCTTCAAAGGACTCTTTTAACTGCACTGCCATTTTATTAAAATTCTCAGCTAAGACCCCAACTTCATCATTGGTCATCACAGGTACGGTTTGGGTCAAATCCCCAGCGGCTAGGCGAGCGGCTGTCTGACTAATGACTAAAATTGGCTTGGTGATCCGGCGTGATAGCAGATACACTGCCACCAGGAGTACCCCTGCGGAGGTTAGCCCAATCAACAGAATACTCTCGGCGAACTGGCGGGCTGGTGCAAATGCCTCTTTTTGGCTCATTTCCGCAAGGAAAGCTAAATTCTGATTAGAGAGCCAGCGATAAACACCAATAACGGGGGTGCGGTTATAGTTCAGGTAAAGTCCAAAACCATCTTGCTGAGCGATCGCGCTATCAATCCCAACACTACTAACTCCATCCACAAATTCTGCTTTTGCTGCGTCTTCACCTGAGATAAAAACTGTCTTGGAGCCAGCTCTGCCAACTAGATACGTTTCCGCCGTTTCTCCTAAACCGGTATTCTCCCGAATTAGGGTATCAACCTCTCCCAAATCCAAATCAACTTTCAATGCTGCCATTTTTACTCCCTTGGGATCAACAATGGGTGTAGCCAAGGTAATGGCTGCCTTTTTGGTTGCAGAGGAGAGGTAAAAGTTGGGCACAACAGCATCAACTAACTCAGCTGTAAAGTAAGTGGTCGGGTATCCCAGTGGTCGGAATTTTCCCTTCATGGTTGGATTCTGGGAAGAAAAGATCACGAAGCCGTCATTACCGGTTACAGTAATGCCTTCCATGTTTGGTTTAACCGCAACAAGCTGGGAGACATAGTCACGTAAGTTAGCGTAGGCTCTTTGATAGGAGGGTTGGGATTGATCCGTCGTTAGTAATATTGCGATCGCATCCTTTATTTCTTGTTGTTGGCTCACCAAGAGGACATCCTTGAGCTGATTTTCAACCCACTTATCCAACTGATAGGCTTTCAGGGAGGTAGCCACGGTCAGGTGATTTCTGACCTGTTGTTCTAATGATTCCCTAGCGCGACTGTAAGCCGCCACTGCCACAAGGCTGATTGTCACAACTGACAGTAGGGAAAAATAGCTCACCAATTGAGTCAGTAAACTTTTACTTTTCTGGGGCTTCATCGTTTTTACCTCGACTGGGCGAAAATTTCCTTAATCTGGGCGATCGCCCCATTGGCAGCTTGCTTAGGGGATAAATCCTGTTGAATAATCCCTAAAATTGCCTTAGCCCAAACATTCTGGCTAGACACCAGGCTATAAGCGGGATGGAAAACGGTATAAGACGGACGGTTTGGTTGCTGGTATTGCCTAATTCCGCTGGCTAGGTGGGGGTCAGTAGGCTTACCCCAGAAAGGGTCTTTGAACAGTGGGGTCATCACAGGGAGGATACGTCCCTTGGAACCCTCCTTGAGCAACCGATTCAGGTTTTCTGGTTGGAGTAGATAGGATAGGAAATTCTTTGCCGCCTCCTGATGTTTAGCGGCTTTAGGGATAACGATTTGTTTAACGGTTGAAATCAACCTAAGTCTCCGCCCATCGGGTTTCTTCGGCCAACCTCCTGTCACAATTTGTTTGAAGTAGCGTTCCGCTGCTTGTTGATTATATTGATTTCGCTCCAGCTTCTGAGTTCCAGGAATTCCCACTGTAGAGTTAAGAGTCATCAGGGATTCACTTTCCAGGAAGCTGACATTATTCCCAGCGCCAGTCCATTCTACTGCTCTCGGTGGCACATACCCATCTTGATAGAAGCTAGCGTATTGTTTTAAGGCAGCAATTATGCCCTGGCGAGCATCAGGGGCATCGAGCAACAACTGACCTTTTTCATTTAAGATTTTGACATTGTAGGCTTCCAGGAACTGTTCAAATATTTGCAGGGTATCAGCCTGCACAGCAGACATACACAAACCTAAGCCATAGATATTTTTTCGCCCACTAGCACGCAATTTATTCTGCGCTTGCTTCCAAAAGTTCCAAAATGCATCCCACTCTTGGGGAATTGCCCGATCACTCAGACCTACCTCTTCGAGAAGACTGCGCCAGTAGTGAACATGGACTGTAGTCTGGGCGATGGGTACAGCATAGTAGCTGCGCTTTTTAGTAATATTGTTCCCATAGTAGACGGCTTGTAAAGCTGTAGGAAAGAAGTCGTATTTAATGGGATTTAGCAAGTCAGATACATCAGCTAATTTGTTTGTCCAGGCCAGATTGGGAAACAGATCAAAATTGCCGTCGGTAGTAAATACCACATCCGGTGCATTGCCTTGGTCAATGGCTTTGAGAGTATCTTGGCTGATAGTGTTTGGTGGTACTAGCCTCAGTTCAGCTTTAAGCCCAGATTCTTTTTCCCACCCGCGAACTATCTCAACAATCACTTCATTTTCTTCAGGTAGATACCCTAGCATCCACCAGATCCGAAGCTGAGCATCTTCGGAAGATAAATTCCCATTAGGACTTGGTTGATTAGGAGTTTGGGTACAGTTAGCTAGCCCTAAACCAAGCAAAAACAGGGATAGCCGAGTGAATTCACGCCTAGAAGTCATCGGGTATGGTGATTAGAGCCTTTGCTAACTGTATAATTCCCAGGTTGGATAAAAAAATTCCTACAGACAAGGAGGACAAGGGAGAGATGGGGAGATGGGGAGATGGGGAGATGGGGAGATGGGGAGATGGGGAAGTAATACCTTTGATGGCAACTTTGTATCAAGTAAATAGCGGCTAAAGAGCGGCTGATCTCACGTTCGCTATATCTACCAAAGCCATAGCAATCCGTGTAGGAATTGTGATAATTTTTGTTCCCTGTTCCCTACTCCCTACTCCCTACTCCCTACTCCCTACTCCCTGTTCCCTACTCCCTGTTCCCTGTTCCCTGTTCCCTTTGCTATTTTACTGTAAACTTAAATGTAAAGAATTGTAAATGCTACTCAATGGCTCAACCCCTCAACCTTTTAACCTTACCGAAATTGCTCAATAAATTATTATCTTTGCTCCCAGCATTAAGGCAAGAGATTTGGATTCTAGCAACCGGTCGATTGTTATTGCATATCGGTCAAGGGTTTACTTTAGTTTATGCCTCGATTTTTTTTGTTAATCAGATTGGTTTATCCGCCACCCAAGTTGGAATTGCTCTAGGGAGTTCTTCAATTTCTGGAGTATTAGGACGCTTGATATCAGGGACTTTGGCTGATTCCAAGTTTTGGGGACGCAAGAAAACTTTGCTACTCTCGGCAGCTGTTTCTGCTCTAGCAAGCCTTTGTTTAGCGTTTACCTATAATTTTCACACTCTGGTTATTGCTAACTTACTGATGGGTTTAGGGATTGGTCTATATTGGCCTCCTACTGAGGCAGTGGTTACCGATCTAACCACTCCTGTTCAGCGTAATGAAGCCTTTTCAGTGACTCGTTTAGCTGATAGCTTAGGACTAGGATTGGGAGTTATTGGGGCAGGCCAGTTAATTGCTGCTTCTGGGAGTTACCGTACTTTATTTGTGCTAAAAAGTATTTTTTATGTGATTTTCTTCGTTGTCATTTATTTAGCGATCGCAGAAACAAATAACGTTCAAGATGTGCCTCAATCCCCTACCCAATCCTGGAAACAAGCACTAAGCGATCGCTTTTTGATGATTTGGTTACTAGGGAATACTCTCTTCACTACCTATGATGCTGAACTCAATAGCATTATGCCCCTATATTTTGCAAATTTTGTTCCAGGAGGAGGAACAGAAACCGGATTAGCTCCAGAAACGATTAGTCTTATTTTCTTCTGGCATGTCGCCTTTAGTGCCATTTTCCAACTACCTGTTGCCCGCTTTGTAAACCAGTTTAAACGCACCAATATCTTGATGGTTTCTTTACTGCTGTGGTCTGGAGGATTTGTGTTAGTGTGGCTCACAGGAATTGTTGATAATCTGGCAGTTATTCCAGCATTTTTTGCTTTGTTACTCTTAGCCTTAGCTAAGGTAATTTATATCCCTTCTGCCTCTTCTTTGGTGGGGGATTTAGCTCCACAATCTTTGCGAGGAGTTTACTTTTCTCTTGAATCTCAGTGTTGGGCAGTAGGTTACTTTATTGGACCGTCTTTAGGAGGTTGGGCATTGGACCAATCTCCAGAATTTAGCAGTGGTTTTTGGTTAGTGACTGCTAGCAGTGTGGGCTTAGGTTTTGGGATTTTATCCTATCTGGGCAAGAAAAGTCATGAGGTCTTAGGTGTTAGGCATCAGGCTTGAGGCATTAGGTGTGAATTTTTCAGGAAAATTGAGTATGAAAGATTCATAATTGATTTAAAAAGCATTATTTATGGTATTTTCAGCTATTTTTATGAACTTTAAAACTTTAATTGTGAGGCATTAAGCATCATAATTTTTGCTTGAGGATTAGGCTTTAAGTCCTAAAACCCGACACCTAACACCTATCACCTATAGCGTTTGTATTTGAGATGTAAACCTGTATGGTCTTTTTTTATTGGACAATATGAAGATCTCGAACCCCTCTTGCCTCTTGCCTCTTGCCTCTTGCCTCTTGCCTCTTGCCTCTTGGCCTTTGGGAGTATGTTGACAACCCAGATACAAACGCGCTTATCACCTATAATCTTTATTTTCCCATCAAGAGGTAAGGTTTTCTGGCTTTATAATTGGAGGATAGCCAAAAGTAGATGCTTTGCCAAAATCAAAGCATCTACCTTTGGAAGGAGTGTTGTTGTCTTACCTGTTGAGAGAGTTGAACTGACCTTGCTAGCTTTGCTAAAAACCCTTATCGACATTATCAGGCGTTGGTGGTCGGAGTTTACCCTCCAGACCAAGCTAATGGCAGCAGCAACTCTGGTTGTCTCATTGCTCATGAGTGGCTTGACCTTCTGGGCGGTGAATACGATTCAGCAGGATGCTAGGATGAACGACACTCGCTTTGGTCGTGATCTCGGTCTCTTGCTGGCTGCCAACGTTGAACCTCATGTTGCGGCACATAATTTCGACGAACTAGCTCGCTTTTCCAGCCGCTTCTACAGTAGTACCTCTAGTGTGCGTTACATTATCTATGCTGACGAGGATGGGGAAATAATCTTTGGTATTCCTTTCTCCGCAGCAGAAGTAAAGAATTCTTTA
The Moorena sp. SIOASIH genome window above contains:
- a CDS encoding hybrid sensor histidine kinase/response regulator, producing MKPQKSKSLLTQLVSYFSLLSVVTISLVAVAAYSRARESLEQQVRNHLTVATSLKAYQLDKWVENQLKDVLLVSQQQEIKDAIAILLTTDQSQPSYQRAYANLRDYVSQLVAVKPNMEGITVTGNDGFVIFSSQNPTMKGKFRPLGYPTTYFTAELVDAVVPNFYLSSATKKAAITLATPIVDPKGVKMAALKVDLDLGEVDTLIRENTGLGETAETYLVGRAGSKTVFISGEDAAKAEFVDGVSSVGIDSAIAQQDGFGLYLNYNRTPVIGVYRWLSNQNLAFLAEMSQKEAFAPARQFAESILLIGLTSAGVLLVAVYLLSRRITKPILVISQTAARLAAGDLTQTVPVMTNDEVGVLAENFNKMAVQLKESFEDLENRVKERTAQLAKAKQDAEVANQAKSEFLANMSHELRTPLNGILGYAQILQRSSTMTDKERKGISIIHQCGSHLLTLINDILDLSKIEARKMELNPKNFNFHSFLKGVAEICRIKAYQKHISFIFQPDSQLPNSLHADDKRLRQVLINLIGNAIKFTDSGGVTFKVTSQTANVETKEKLSTYQIHFQIEDTGVGMTPEQLNKIFLPFEQVGDTNKQAQGTGLGLAICDKIVLMMGSTIEVQSQLGKGSVFWFDVKLPSAEDESVGSGVAVEGKIVGYQGKTRKILVVDDRWENRSVVINLLTAIGFEIAEASNGQEGLKKAAEFHPDLIITDLVMPEMNGFEMIQQLRQSPQLQNVVVIVSSASVFESDQHRSLDAGGDDFLTKPIQAKTLLDMLQVHLGLEWVYQEKDPGEKSKAETDSEIHPSSGVPHPSEIILPPVDVIQQLYDLGKKGDLNGIIQEVNKLEELDPKLAPFVQEITELAEGFQLKQLRKLLKHYIDK
- a CDS encoding ABC transporter substrate-binding protein — its product is MTSRREFTRLSLFLLGLGLANCTQTPNQPSPNGNLSSEDAQLRIWWMLGYLPEENEVIVEIVRGWEKESGLKAELRLVPPNTISQDTLKAIDQGNAPDVVFTTDGNFDLFPNLAWTNKLADVSDLLNPIKYDFFPTALQAVYYGNNITKKRSYYAVPIAQTTVHVHYWRSLLEEVGLSDRAIPQEWDAFWNFWKQAQNKLRASGRKNIYGLGLCMSAVQADTLQIFEQFLEAYNVKILNEKGQLLLDAPDARQGIIAALKQYASFYQDGYVPPRAVEWTGAGNNVSFLESESLMTLNSTVGIPGTQKLERNQYNQQAAERYFKQIVTGGWPKKPDGRRLRLISTVKQIVIPKAAKHQEAAKNFLSYLLQPENLNRLLKEGSKGRILPVMTPLFKDPFWGKPTDPHLASGIRQYQQPNRPSYTVFHPAYSLVSSQNVWAKAILGIIQQDLSPKQAANGAIAQIKEIFAQSR
- a CDS encoding MFS transporter: MAQPLNLLTLPKLLNKLLSLLPALRQEIWILATGRLLLHIGQGFTLVYASIFFVNQIGLSATQVGIALGSSSISGVLGRLISGTLADSKFWGRKKTLLLSAAVSALASLCLAFTYNFHTLVIANLLMGLGIGLYWPPTEAVVTDLTTPVQRNEAFSVTRLADSLGLGLGVIGAGQLIAASGSYRTLFVLKSIFYVIFFVVIYLAIAETNNVQDVPQSPTQSWKQALSDRFLMIWLLGNTLFTTYDAELNSIMPLYFANFVPGGGTETGLAPETISLIFFWHVAFSAIFQLPVARFVNQFKRTNILMVSLLLWSGGFVLVWLTGIVDNLAVIPAFFALLLLALAKVIYIPSASSLVGDLAPQSLRGVYFSLESQCWAVGYFIGPSLGGWALDQSPEFSSGFWLVTASSVGLGFGILSYLGKKSHEVLGVRHQA